In the genome of Maribacter forsetii DSM 18668, the window AAATATCCCAAACCTCATCAGAAAAATCAACTATTTGTTTGTTCAACTTTTCATTGAACTTTTTTAGAAAATGAGAAGCTAATACCGACAAATCTCCATGTCTGTTTTTTAAAGCGGGAATTTGCAAAGAAAATTCATTTAATCTATGATACAGATCTTCACGAAAAGTACCGTTCTCAACCGCAGATTTTAAATCTTCATTGGTAGCTGATAATATTCTAACATCAACCTGTATTTCAGTATTACTACCTATTCTTTTAATTTTTCGCTCTTGTAAGGCTCTTAACAACTGAATTTGATTCTCATAGGAAAGATTACCTACCTCATCTAAAAACAATGTTCCGCCATTAGCAGCTTCAAAACTCCCTATTTTATCAGCAACTGCACCGGTAAAACTTCCTTTTAAATGTCCAAAAAACTCACTTGCCGCTAATTCTTTAGGTATTGCCCCACAATCAAGCGCTATAAATGGCTTTTTATTTCTTGTACTTTTTTGATGAATGGCTTTTGCAGTAACCTCTTTACCTGTACCACTTTCTCCTATGATCAAAACTGACATATCCGTAGGTGCGACTAAGACAATATGTTCTTCTAATTTTTGAGTTGCATCACTTGTAAGAATCAATTCCTTTGAACTAGCTTCACTCTCTTTGTTAGCTACTTTAGCCTTAGAGTTTTCAGGTTCTTCTTTGGAAGTCTCTTTTACAACTGCAGGTTTTGAATTCAATGCCCCATCAATAACCGTCAACATTTGGTCAGGCGTAAATGGTTTGGAAATATAATCATATGCACCCATCTTCATAGCCTTTACAGCCGTAGACACTTCTGCATAACCGGTCATAACTATTACCGGAATCTTTCCTTTTAATTCAGACATCAATTTAATGCCATCATAATCCGGCAGACGCAAATCGGTTATTACCAAATTAAAATTTTGTTCTTTTAGCTGTTTTTCACCTTCTAACCCAGTATGACTTAATACTACATCATAACTATTTCTAGCCAAAAACTTTTGAAGCATTTGAGCAAATGAAGTATCATCTTCAATGATTAATATTTTAGTCATAGTCAGTATGGTGTTCTTAGTATCTACGTAAAAATACCATATGCCGACTACTTGTATTTTAAAATTATCATAAAGCTTTAATGCAAACATTTAAAAAAAGGCATAAAAAAAGGAAAGAATAGCCTTTAGCTATCCTTTCCTGACCAAACCAACTTGAACAAACAAGTTTCTCTATAATTACATATCTATCCAATTACCTTCTTCATCTGCATACACCGTACCTTGTGTGCCATCTTCAAGAGATAATACTAGCTTATATTGTTTCTTTTCATTTGTGTATGCCTTATCTAAATTTGCCGTTGGAAAATTTTTTGATACTGCATCTGTTACTGCTTGTGGTACTTCTGCAACAGAGATTTCTTTAAAATCTTCTGCCACAATTGAAATTTCATCTATTTGGTTATGCTGTATTCCATTTTCAGAAATTAAAGCTTCTTGTGCATTCATTGCAAAACCTCCTATTGTCATTGCTCCTAATAAAAATAAAGTCTTCATCTTTTTTATATTTAAGTTAATAATACATATCAATACTACTAACAAAGAAAAAAGAATGCCATAAAAATATTAGACAACAACACACTTGATTATCAGTCGTTTAAATATTCAATGTCATTTAAGCAACTGGGTAAAATTGTACCTAACACTAACTACTGTGTAATTTTTACTCAATTCGTTTATCACCAAAAAGCGAACTTTGCATTATATTAAAGGCAAAAAAAGGAGCTGCAAATTGCAGCCCCCCTCAAACCACCTATCAAACTTTTGTCTTAAAACTTTAAAATCAACACCTCAATCAATTCAACAACAACTAAAATTGGCAATGCTAATCTGGGGGATTATTTCAAATACAATTATCTGGTGGCACTTTCATAGTTAACGGTTAGTGTTTACGCGAAAGTGATATTTTTCTTATTTACTTCTCCAAACATAATTTTGATATGACCCCTAATGAAAAAATCAAAACTGTGCTTAAGACTAAAATAAATACTAATGTGACCATTGTTTCATAACTTGCTTCACTTATTTAGACACAACATTTTCTGATAGGTCACATTTTAAATAAAAAAAAAACCGCTTTTAGCAGTTTTTTTATTTCTGTCTGTAAAAACAGACTATCTTTTAGTGATCCAATTACCATGCTGATCTATATATACGGTCTTTCTTGTACCGCTTTTAAGTACCATGATTAATTTGAATTCTCCTTTATCATTTTTAAAAGCGCCACCAAGTTTAGAGGTTGGGTACTGCTTTAATATCTCTTCGATCACAGGAGGTGTTAATTCGCTTGACTTTATTTTTACGTATTCATCTGCCGCATTGATTACAACTTCTGTTTTAACTATATCTGAACTAGTTTTTGCTGTTGCGTTAAACATAATTCCAAAAGTTAAGAATACTAGTATTGCGTAATTTTTCATGCTTAATATTTTAATCGTTAATAACTCTAAATCCTAAAATACTTACGGAGTAATCTTACATATGGATTATCCATTAATGAAATTTTAAAATTTTAAACATAAAAAAGCTGCCTAGGCAGCTTTTTACAAACAACTAACTCAAACTTCTAATCCTTACATTTCTAACCAGTTACCTTCTGCATCTGCATAAAGCACTGAAGAAGCACCATCTTGTGAAGTAATTTCTAATTTGTAATTATTTTCATCATCAACGTACGCTTTATTCAACATTGCACCTTCATAATCTGTTGCTAAAGCATTTACAATTGGCGTTGGTAAATCAGAGGCAGCTACTTCTGTATAATCTTGTAAAAAAACATCTTCCATTATACCATCGTGAAATATAATTGGAGTTGCGGCAGTACCTATCGTTAAACTACCTATGGCTAAAGCTGTGGCAAATACTATTTTTTTCATCTTTCTTATATTTAAATTAAACATTCTTGAAAGATATATTAGAATAATTGTGCCAACACGAAATACAACATCTTGTTTAATTACATATAATTGAATATCAGTTATTTAAACTAAATAATCGTTCAGAGACTATTGGGTAAAAATGTGCGTAAATAAAAAAAAGTGTGTAGAAACTACACACTTTTTTATACGATACTCTATATTATGATTTAAGCCTGATGTGAATCTTTTAAAAGATCTACTACACTTTTTACAGGATTAAAGGTCACTAAGGGCACTTCTACAAAAATGGTATTCCAAAAAGCCATTGCACCATTCCACAAGCCAGGTAGCTCAAGAGCTTTTAATTCTTTACCATCTTTAGTTTTACCTGTAATAAAACCTTGCTTTTCATCAACAAACTTTAATAGGTCATATTTCTCACCTTTATAATTACGAACAGCACATACCAAATCTACCGGATTAAAATGTGTAGAATTTTTAAGAAGATCCGCTTGTTGTGAATTATCCATATCTATTTGGGCAGACTCTATAATTTGTAAAGAAACTTCCCCCTTACCATTAGTTACCCAAAACGGACCACCACCTGGCTCACCTTCATTCTTAACCATACCGCAAATACGAATAGGTCTGTTGATTTTATCTTTTAGTACAGCTACTTTTTCACTGTTGGATTTGGTATCAAAATCATCTGAGAAACGAACATTCAAGTTTGTAACCAAAAAGTTTCTGATTTCTTCAATCTGTGTATCATCTATATTCCCCTTATATAGCAACGCAGCATATTCAAAAGCTATTTCCTGCTCTTTTAAAAGAACACCTGCCAAAACCTTTTTACTATCCGCAACTGCCTTGGCATCTTTCATTACGGCAACGTTATCTATATTCTTAATAAAGATAACATCGGCGTCCTGTTCATTTAAATTCTGAATCAATGCACCATGACCTCCTGGTCTAAATAACACAGAGCCATCTTCATTTCTAAATGGATTATTGTCCATATCTACGGCCAAGGTATCTGTAGAAGGTTTTTGAAATGAATAATCTACATTATAAGTTATACCAGTGTCAGCAGAAACTTTTGGTCCAGAGGCTTTAAATTCTTCCCCAAACATTTCTTCATGCTGCTCAGAGATTGTAAAATGTAAATTTGCTTTTCCGTTAGAACCTGCATATAATGCACCTTCCTTTAAATGTTCTTCAAATGGTGTTGCTGCAGAAGATTCGTACTTATGAAATGGCAATAATCCCTTCGGATAAAAACCATAGTTCAGTGCATTCTCGCCCAAAAGTTCAGAGATAAAACTAAAAACCTTTTCTCCTTGAGCATCAGATTTTAAATTCAATCTATCCATAACTTTCTGATAAAACGGAAAACGCTCTAATCCTTCAGAGAACTTCTTAATATCTTTATCATTAGTTCTTGTCAAATATGCGTCTAGAGTTTCCTCAGCAGGATTATAAGCACCTAAAAAACTAAATAATGCTTTAAACATTCTTGATGCCGCACCAGAAGCCGGCACAAACTTTAATATATCTAAGTCTTTTAATTTTGAATCATAAAATGCAATGAGCTCTTGCTCTTCTGCATCAGAAAATTTAAGAATACCATTACCTATTACGGCGGCATTCTCTAATTTTACAAAAGGTATACCTTCTTTAAAGGTGTTGATGTGACTCAACATTTGCTCTTTAGAAATTCCCTTTTGCTCTAATTGTTTTAAATCTTTATTTGTAAGTTCAATCATTTATCTAATAAGGTATCTATATGGTTAATGGCTTTTTCTAAACGTTGTTTTTTGTTCCCCTTCAAGGTAATAAATTTTTTGCCGTATTTTTCTAAAGTATCTTTAAAATAATTGAACATTTGTTCTCTTTCATTAGGCTTATCCCTTAAATCATCAGCTTCCCAAGGAATATCTATATAAGTCAGTAAATAAAGATCATAAGAATTCTCAAGCGCATATTTTTCTAGTACAGGATCGCATTCCCCAATATAATATGCTTCTGAATATACTTTGGTTTCCAACAGATCCGTATCGCAAATGAGAATATCCGTAGCCTTTTTAGACAACTTATTTTCTAAGCGCATTTGTCCTTCGGCAATAGGTAACAGATCATGAGGTTCGCAAGTTTTACGCTCATTGTTCCATTTATCTTGAAGATAATCTCTTGCATACTCTGGTACCCAAACGGTATGGTAATGCCTTGCCAACTGTTCTGATAAGGTTGTCTTACCTGTAGATTCTGGACCAAAAAGGACCACTTTTAAGACATCTGAAGGTTCTTGCTTATATTTTTCTTCCATGCATTATACCCGTAAAAGGCCAATATTGTAAAAATGAGATATTGAAAACTAGTAAACGTAAATCCTTTATAAAAATATAATGGAATAGATATTAAATCTCCAATGATCCAATATATCCAATTTTCTACTTTCCTCTTGGCCATCAACCACATACCCACAAAAAATATAGCTGTTGTTATGGTATCAACATAAGCAGTCCAACTATTCCATTTATCAAAAACTTGATACACGGTAAAAACAAAGATGATGGTACTTATAAAAATGATAACCGAGGTACTATTTTCCTTTTTGGTTACTCTGGTAATTGGCGTGTAATGTTCTGCATCTACTTTTCTTGTCCAAATATACCAACCATACAAACTCATTATAAAATAGTAAGCATTGATCATCATATCGCCCAATAAACCCCATTTTAATAAGAGATAGACAAATATTGAAGTACTTATCAGCCCTGTAGGGTACACTAAAATTTTGTTTTGTTTGGAAAACCATACCGATAACAGTCCAAAAATGACCGCTACGATCTCCAGGATAATATCTAAAGAATCATAATCTGAATATTGACCAAAGAGATAATCAAAAATGGGGCTCATAGTCGCTTCTATCAGATTTAACTATTTTCATGAACAAAAGTCCGCGATCCATTAGCTCAAATGCTGTTTTAATTTCAGTATTCAATACGTTCATTACTTCATCATACGAACCAAATACTTGTGTACTTAGCGGGTTCTCCAATACAGTTAAACCACAGTCACGCAGTTTTTTTATAAAATTTATAATGTGCTGCTCAAAATCGTCTTGCAAAGGCGAAAAGGTTAATTCAACTGATATATCCATATAAAGTATGCTGTCTTTAATTTATTCTATTCTTTATCTCTTGTAGCATATACACAAGTAAACTGCTCAAACTCTAGAAATCGTATTTTATAACTGGATAAATTTCCTTGAAAAATAATTTGTGCCGTTGTATTATTGGCATCAAATTTAAAATCTTGAACATTTATATGGTGCAAAAAACTTACTCCCCTGTGGCCATAAATTTTATAAAGTGATTCTTTGGCACCCCATACAATAGTCAATTTTCTAACTACAGCGGCAGTATTCGCAAGTGTCTTATACTCTTCAAAAGGTGTAAACTTATGTGCTATTCTTAAAATTTTATCACGCTGCATTTCAATATCTATACCTACATGTTCGGTTTTACTTATGATAATACCCGTAAAATTATGTGAGTGTGTAATAGATATAAAATTACAGTCTTTTAAATGGGGTTTCCCATTTTCATCATAGATTAAATCGGCATCGGTATAACCATAGGTAGCAAGCAAATGCCTAATACTCAAAAATGCCTTACGATGAAGTTCAGATTTCATTCCGTCAAATCGATTTTGACAATAGGGCG includes:
- a CDS encoding sigma-54-dependent transcriptional regulator, yielding MTKILIIEDDTSFAQMLQKFLARNSYDVVLSHTGLEGEKQLKEQNFNLVITDLRLPDYDGIKLMSELKGKIPVIVMTGYAEVSTAVKAMKMGAYDYISKPFTPDQMLTVIDGALNSKPAVVKETSKEEPENSKAKVANKESEASSKELILTSDATQKLEEHIVLVAPTDMSVLIIGESGTGKEVTAKAIHQKSTRNKKPFIALDCGAIPKELAASEFFGHLKGSFTGAVADKIGSFEAANGGTLFLDEVGNLSYENQIQLLRALQERKIKRIGSNTEIQVDVRILSATNEDLKSAVENGTFREDLYHRLNEFSLQIPALKNRHGDLSVLASHFLKKFNEKLNKQIVDFSDEVWDIFNAYHWPGNIRELQNVIQRAVLLSTTDKVEAKVLPSELMSPVLETVALGGLSKAEFEKEQIVNALKRTNYNKSKAAKLLQVTRKTLYNRINHYDLDL
- a CDS encoding DUF4301 family protein, with product MIELTNKDLKQLEQKGISKEQMLSHINTFKEGIPFVKLENAAVIGNGILKFSDAEEQELIAFYDSKLKDLDILKFVPASGAASRMFKALFSFLGAYNPAEETLDAYLTRTNDKDIKKFSEGLERFPFYQKVMDRLNLKSDAQGEKVFSFISELLGENALNYGFYPKGLLPFHKYESSAATPFEEHLKEGALYAGSNGKANLHFTISEQHEEMFGEEFKASGPKVSADTGITYNVDYSFQKPSTDTLAVDMDNNPFRNEDGSVLFRPGGHGALIQNLNEQDADVIFIKNIDNVAVMKDAKAVADSKKVLAGVLLKEQEIAFEYAALLYKGNIDDTQIEEIRNFLVTNLNVRFSDDFDTKSNSEKVAVLKDKINRPIRICGMVKNEGEPGGGPFWVTNGKGEVSLQIIESAQIDMDNSQQADLLKNSTHFNPVDLVCAVRNYKGEKYDLLKFVDEKQGFITGKTKDGKELKALELPGLWNGAMAFWNTIFVEVPLVTFNPVKSVVDLLKDSHQA
- a CDS encoding AAA family ATPase, which produces MEEKYKQEPSDVLKVVLFGPESTGKTTLSEQLARHYHTVWVPEYARDYLQDKWNNERKTCEPHDLLPIAEGQMRLENKLSKKATDILICDTDLLETKVYSEAYYIGECDPVLEKYALENSYDLYLLTYIDIPWEADDLRDKPNEREQMFNYFKDTLEKYGKKFITLKGNKKQRLEKAINHIDTLLDK
- the pnuC gene encoding nicotinamide riboside transporter PnuC, yielding MSPIFDYLFGQYSDYDSLDIILEIVAVIFGLLSVWFSKQNKILVYPTGLISTSIFVYLLLKWGLLGDMMINAYYFIMSLYGWYIWTRKVDAEHYTPITRVTKKENSTSVIIFISTIIFVFTVYQVFDKWNSWTAYVDTITTAIFFVGMWLMAKRKVENWIYWIIGDLISIPLYFYKGFTFTSFQYLIFTILAFYGYNAWKKNISKNLQMS
- a CDS encoding 4'-phosphopantetheinyl transferase family protein, yielding MPLYKTITVNEETSLAIWKVEETEENLWTGIELTPYCQNRFDGMKSELHRKAFLSIRHLLATYGYTDADLIYDENGKPHLKDCNFISITHSHNFTGIIISKTEHVGIDIEMQRDKILRIAHKFTPFEEYKTLANTAAVVRKLTIVWGAKESLYKIYGHRGVSFLHHINVQDFKFDANNTTAQIIFQGNLSSYKIRFLEFEQFTCVYATRDKE